The genomic segment AACAGGAATTTAAAGCTGCAATCGAAGATGGCTTGGTTGTGTTGGCCATTTGCGGAGGGTATCAACTATTAGGGCAATACTATCAAATGGCTGGAGGAAAGAAAATTCCCGGATTAGGGTTTCTTGATCTCTGGACTGAAGCGGGATCTAAACGGTTAATTGGTAATGTCGTGGTCAAATTAGAAAACGGATTAAATGAGCAAAGCGCACAATTATCGATAAAGCCACTAGAGACCTTGGTTGGGTTTGAAAATCATTCAGGCAAAACTTTTTTAGGAAACGGTCTAGCATCATTGGGACAGGTCCTATATGGGAATGGAAATAACGGTGAAGATGGTGCTGAAGGCATGCATTATAAAAATGTCTTCGGTACATATCTCCATGGGCCACTTTTGCCGAAAAATCCGCATTTTACAGATCTACTGATTGCCCTAGCTTTCGAACGGTCTGGAAGCTCGGGTAAGCTCGCGGCTTTGGATGACCAGCTTGAATTATTGACTCATCAAACTATGGTTCAACGAATATTAAACAGGAGCTAAGTATATCAATTAAGCTATACTCACATACTATAGGTGTTGATGGATGAATCTTTATAATAAATCCCCTTTTCCATTAATTACATTTGGATAAATCGAGCTATATAGCCCTTTTTGCCTTGTCTACAGGGCTAGCTTCATTGACACCTTTTGCAGTTATTGTCTATAATGAAGTATAGCTATGGCTATAAGACTTGGGGGTGCTGATGTTGGCGGAAAGTAAGCGGATTATGATAAGTCTGCCAGAAAGTTTGCTTGCGGAAGTGGATGGGATAGTTACCTTAGAGAAGAGAAATCGCAGCGAATTTATTCGAGAGGCTATTAATAGTATTCTTCACGAACGACGGAAGAAGGGAATCCGCGAGCAAATGATCAAAGGCTACAAAGAGATGGCTCAACTCAATTTGGCTATTGCTAAAGAATTGTCTT from the Desulfitobacterium metallireducens DSM 15288 genome contains:
- a CDS encoding CopG family ribbon-helix-helix protein, coding for MAESKRIMISLPESLLAEVDGIVTLEKRNRSEFIREAINSILHERRKKGIREQMIKGYKEMAQLNLAIAKELSSTEEEASQYFIEKHMECQ
- a CDS encoding type 1 glutamine amidotransferase, which codes for MKLKIGHLYPDLLDLYGDRGNILTLTQRAQWRGIEAKVQRVSLGDPLDFSKIDILFIGGGSDREQDILVEDLMKRKQEFKAAIEDGLVVLAICGGYQLLGQYYQMAGGKKIPGLGFLDLWTEAGSKRLIGNVVVKLENGLNEQSAQLSIKPLETLVGFENHSGKTFLGNGLASLGQVLYGNGNNGEDGAEGMHYKNVFGTYLHGPLLPKNPHFTDLLIALAFERSGSSGKLAALDDQLELLTHQTMVQRILNRS